Proteins found in one Nevskia ramosa DSM 11499 genomic segment:
- a CDS encoding AsmA family protein, producing the protein MGKVLKIVFGVIGVVLLLVVLAVGAFALFFDPNDFRSQITAAAKKSTGRDLALGDIKLGFYPVLGANVKNVSLSNAAGFGDAPMLVVAEADVGVRLLPLLMSREIRIGKISLTGMKLNLAKDATGKSNWDDLSKTDETAAKPEEEKSGGGAGIKSIDISGIAIKGADIRYDDKQSGQAYAVSGLELETGSISPGDPFDIKLAFSTTVKQPAAKADIKLSTRVEYDLKAKTYSADKLALKVLATMPDQKADIDLSGNLSADMNKQTAKADKLSLKVKATTKDGTADIDVAGNASADLGKKTALTDKLTVKLKAALKDLNANADLAVQVSAEYDKPLVRAQGLTVKVDADGAAVPGGKQTATFAGDAIYDGEKGTLKLASGDLKAAGLDATIALDAIGLNTDAPRFVGPLSVKTFNPRELMKLLDIKVDTADPETLKALTLRLKFDATTKAARISDLNMKLDQSTFTGSGAVTSFDSKAAEFALKLDTIDADRYLPTPAVPVKEAPRTPEEKVKANAVELPIDALDGFTANGTIDIGKLKVSNLSMANVQFRLNATKGLPKEIGLGAQLYGGSIASTTKITPGAMPRYAEALKLTSISAGPLLKDFTGKESMTGEGNFAMDVTASGKTVGAIKQALNGDLSFSFLNGAVKGFNLGQILRKGDALLKGQQFNESAPVQTDFTELSAAAKITNGVLQSDALNAKSPLFRVDGAGKVDIARETIDYTAKPTIVNTASGQGGKEMPDLAGIVIPIRVTGTFENPKYALDIRAALQQKATEGLREKLVGEKGDKLREKIDTQIEKKLGNQLDGNPALKGKLQDGLNSLFGKKKPPAEPAPAPAPAPAPAPAP; encoded by the coding sequence ATGGGCAAGGTTCTGAAGATCGTGTTCGGTGTCATCGGCGTCGTCCTGCTGCTCGTGGTGCTTGCGGTCGGCGCCTTCGCGCTGTTCTTCGATCCGAACGATTTCCGCAGCCAGATCACCGCCGCCGCCAAGAAGTCGACCGGCCGTGATCTCGCGCTCGGCGACATCAAGCTCGGCTTCTATCCGGTGCTCGGCGCCAACGTGAAGAACGTTTCCCTGAGCAACGCCGCCGGGTTCGGGGACGCGCCGATGCTGGTGGTGGCCGAGGCCGATGTCGGCGTGCGCCTGCTGCCGCTGCTGATGAGCCGCGAGATTCGCATCGGCAAGATCAGCCTCACCGGCATGAAGCTGAACCTGGCCAAGGACGCCACCGGCAAGAGCAACTGGGATGACCTGAGCAAGACCGACGAGACCGCCGCCAAGCCCGAGGAAGAGAAGTCCGGCGGCGGCGCCGGCATCAAGTCGATCGACATCAGCGGCATCGCGATCAAGGGTGCGGATATCCGCTATGACGACAAGCAGAGCGGCCAGGCTTATGCGGTGTCCGGCCTCGAGCTGGAAACCGGTTCGATCAGCCCCGGCGATCCCTTCGACATCAAGCTGGCGTTCTCGACCACGGTAAAGCAGCCGGCCGCGAAGGCCGACATCAAGCTGTCGACGCGCGTGGAATACGATCTGAAGGCGAAGACCTACAGCGCCGACAAGCTGGCCCTGAAGGTGCTGGCGACGATGCCGGACCAGAAGGCCGATATCGACCTCAGCGGCAATCTGTCCGCCGACATGAACAAGCAGACCGCCAAGGCCGACAAGCTCAGCCTCAAGGTCAAGGCGACGACCAAGGACGGAACGGCTGACATCGATGTAGCCGGCAATGCTTCGGCCGATCTCGGCAAGAAGACTGCGCTGACCGACAAGCTGACCGTCAAGCTGAAAGCGGCGCTGAAAGATCTCAACGCCAATGCCGATCTTGCCGTGCAGGTCTCGGCCGAGTACGACAAGCCGCTGGTTCGCGCGCAGGGGTTGACCGTGAAGGTCGATGCCGATGGCGCGGCCGTGCCCGGCGGCAAGCAGACCGCGACGTTCGCGGGTGACGCGATCTACGACGGCGAAAAGGGCACGCTGAAGCTGGCCAGCGGCGATCTCAAGGCGGCTGGACTCGATGCGACCATCGCCCTCGATGCCATCGGCCTGAACACCGATGCGCCGCGTTTCGTCGGCCCGCTGTCGGTCAAGACCTTCAACCCGCGCGAGCTGATGAAGCTGCTCGACATCAAGGTCGACACCGCCGATCCGGAAACCCTGAAAGCGCTGACCCTGCGGCTGAAGTTCGATGCCACGACCAAGGCGGCGCGGATCAGCGATCTGAACATGAAGCTGGACCAGAGCACCTTCACCGGCTCCGGTGCAGTGACCAGCTTCGATTCGAAGGCGGCTGAGTTCGCGCTGAAGCTCGATACGATCGACGCCGATCGTTATCTGCCGACACCGGCCGTGCCGGTCAAGGAAGCGCCGCGGACGCCGGAAGAAAAAGTGAAAGCCAATGCCGTCGAACTGCCCATCGATGCGCTCGACGGCTTCACCGCCAACGGCACCATCGACATCGGCAAGCTGAAAGTGTCGAACCTCAGCATGGCCAATGTGCAGTTCCGCCTGAATGCGACCAAGGGCCTGCCGAAGGAAATTGGTCTGGGTGCCCAGCTCTACGGCGGCAGCATCGCGTCGACGACGAAAATCACACCGGGCGCCATGCCGCGCTATGCCGAAGCCCTGAAGCTGACCTCGATTTCCGCCGGCCCGCTGCTCAAGGATTTCACCGGCAAGGAATCGATGACCGGCGAAGGCAATTTCGCGATGGACGTGACCGCCAGCGGCAAGACCGTGGGCGCGATCAAGCAGGCCTTGAACGGCGATCTGTCGTTCAGCTTCCTCAATGGCGCGGTCAAGGGCTTCAATCTCGGCCAGATCCTGCGCAAGGGTGATGCGCTGCTGAAGGGCCAGCAGTTCAACGAAAGCGCACCTGTGCAGACCGACTTCACCGAGCTGAGCGCCGCAGCGAAGATCACCAACGGCGTGCTGCAGTCCGACGCGCTGAATGCCAAGAGCCCGCTGTTCCGGGTCGATGGCGCCGGCAAGGTCGACATCGCCCGCGAAACCATCGACTACACCGCCAAGCCGACCATCGTGAACACCGCCAGCGGCCAGGGCGGCAAGGAGATGCCGGACCTCGCTGGCATCGTCATTCCAATCCGAGTGACTGGCACCTTCGAAAATCCGAAGTACGCGCTGGATATCCGCGCAGCGCTGCAGCAGAAGGCTACCGAAGGCCTGCGCGAGAAACTGGTCGGCGAGAAGGGCGACAAGCTGCGCGAGAAGATCGATACCCAGATCGAGAAGAAGCTCGGCAACCAGCTCGACGGCAATCCGGCGCTGAAGGGCAAGCTGCAGGACGGCCTGAACTCGCTGTTCGGCAAGAAGAAGCCGCCAGCTGAACCGGCTCCCGCGCCGGCCCCGGCACCGGCGCCCGCTCCAGCGCCCTGA
- a CDS encoding oxidative damage protection protein yields the protein MEAEGLPRPPVPGDLGQRIYEQVSKQAWAEWIAHQTRLINEMRLSLAEAESRKLLMTELEKFFFGGGELTKTSYIPPKKA from the coding sequence ATCGAAGCCGAAGGCCTCCCGCGTCCGCCAGTCCCCGGCGACCTCGGCCAGCGCATCTACGAGCAGGTCTCGAAACAGGCCTGGGCCGAATGGATCGCGCACCAGACTAGGCTGATCAACGAGATGCGCCTGTCGCTGGCGGAAGCCGAATCACGCAAGTTGCTGATGACCGAACTGGAGAAATTCTTCTTCGGCGGCGGCGAGCTGACCAAGACCAGCTACATCCCGCCGAAAAAGGCCTGA
- the mutY gene encoding A/G-specific adenine glycosylase — MSEATTQAAGEDFASRLLTWFDSHGRHGLPWQSPRTAYRVWLSEVMLQQTQVATVIPYFQRFIARFPDFNALAAADIDEVLALWAGLGYYARARNLHAAAKQVASLHRGELPDDLEAAQALPGVGRSTAAAILAQAYGSRHAILDGNVKRVLARHAAIPGWPGEPKVAARLWLVSERFLPQTRLADYTQAIMDLGATLCTARAPACTRCPVAGDCVARLADRTEDFPSSKPAKARPLRRATLLLVENGQGAVLIERRPPTGIWGGLWSLPVAGEGESVDTLLRERFGISVEPLETLPAFRHAFTHFELELTPLLCALIDAPSTALHERPEQRWLTMHRDALPGLPAPVLSFLTRRYPTATTPTPPRPDPCPEPSTASSSASKPKASRVRQSPATSASASTSRSRNRPGPNGSRTRLG; from the coding sequence TTGAGCGAAGCCACAACACAGGCGGCTGGCGAAGACTTCGCCAGCCGCCTGCTCACTTGGTTCGACAGCCACGGCCGCCACGGCCTGCCGTGGCAATCACCGCGCACGGCCTATCGCGTCTGGCTGTCCGAAGTGATGCTGCAGCAGACTCAGGTCGCGACGGTCATCCCGTACTTCCAGCGCTTCATCGCCCGCTTCCCGGATTTCAACGCGCTGGCCGCCGCCGATATCGACGAGGTGCTGGCGCTGTGGGCCGGCCTTGGCTACTACGCCCGTGCCCGCAACCTGCACGCGGCGGCCAAGCAGGTGGCCTCGCTGCATCGCGGCGAATTGCCGGACGATCTCGAAGCGGCACAGGCGCTGCCCGGCGTCGGCCGCTCCACCGCTGCCGCGATCCTCGCCCAGGCCTATGGCTCGCGGCACGCGATCCTCGATGGCAACGTCAAGCGCGTGCTGGCGCGCCACGCGGCGATCCCCGGCTGGCCCGGCGAGCCGAAAGTCGCTGCCAGGCTGTGGCTGGTTTCCGAACGCTTCCTGCCACAGACGCGCCTGGCCGATTACACGCAGGCGATCATGGATCTCGGCGCCACGCTGTGCACCGCGCGTGCACCGGCCTGCACCCGCTGCCCGGTCGCAGGGGACTGTGTGGCGCGGCTCGCGGATCGCACCGAAGATTTCCCGTCATCGAAGCCGGCGAAGGCTCGCCCGCTGCGCCGGGCAACGCTGCTGCTGGTCGAGAACGGGCAAGGCGCGGTGCTGATCGAACGCCGTCCGCCGACCGGCATCTGGGGCGGCCTGTGGTCGCTGCCGGTGGCCGGTGAGGGCGAGTCCGTCGACACGCTGCTGCGCGAACGCTTCGGCATCAGCGTCGAACCGCTGGAAACCCTGCCGGCCTTCCGCCACGCCTTCACCCATTTCGAGCTGGAACTGACGCCGCTGCTCTGCGCCCTGATCGACGCTCCATCCACCGCCCTGCATGAGCGACCGGAGCAGCGCTGGCTTACCATGCACCGCGACGCGCTGCCCGGCCTGCCGGCGCCAGTGCTCAGCTTCCTGACTCGCCGCTACCCCACCGCAACGACTCCGACCCCACCCCGTCCAGACCCGTGTCCCGAACCGTCCACTGCATCAAGCTCGGCATCGAAGCCGAAGGCCTCCCGCGTCCGCCAGTCCCCGGCGACCTCGGCCAGCGCATCTACGAGCAGGTCTCGAAACAGGCCTGGGCCGAATGGATCGCGCACCAGACTAGGCTGA